From the genome of Candidatus Margulisiibacteriota bacterium:
CAACACCGCGCGGTCGCGGCTCAATTTATTCGTGACCAGATAAGTGATGTTCTCGGACAACTGCAACAACCCGGCCTCCCAGTACGGCTCTTTAAAATACTGGCGTATCGCATCCCGCGCCAGATCGTCAAATAATTCCTCATCCAGCGCGACGGCGACAGCTTGTTCCGCTTTGGTTATTTCCGGCATTTTTGTTTTTGTCCCAGCCATACGGCCGCTCCTTTTTTTAAGCCTGCGACAAAATATCCGCTCTGGACGTTTTGATACCCGCGCTCAAGCGTTCTAATAATTCGTCACAATATTCCTTGGTGCAAAGCACGCCAGGCTTGAATTGCAAAACGCTGTTATTGAGCATCGAGTAGATCGCCCAGACGCCGTGCTCGTTATACAGACGCTGCATCACCGGTAACGCGCCTTTTGCTCCGGCGAAAACTAAGCCCATGATGAGGCCGTTTTGGCGAATATCGAGAAAGGTGTCTTGGTTTTCGGCTTTAATTTTTTCTAAACCAGCGCGCAGGTATTGCGCAACAAACGCGACATTAGCGACGGTTTCCTGACGCTGCAAAATTTCCAAAACTTTGTGCGCCACAATGCAGCCCAGTTCTGTGCCACCGTAGGTGGACATATGCGCGCTGCCGTCCAGATGTATCCACTTGGCCGCCTGATCGTTCATTACCACCGCGGAGATAGGGTAGATACCGCCGCTGAAACCTTTGGAAGTCACGATCATATCCGGCGCGACATCATAAGTAGAAATGCACCACATCCGGCCGCTGCGCAAAAGCCCCGTCTGTATCTCGTCAGCGATATACAGCGCGCCGTATTTTTCGCACAGCTTTTTGACCGCCGATAAATAGCCGGCTGCCGGCAGCGGAAATCCGTAAGTCGCCGGTATCGTTTCCATAATCACGCAGGCCGCGTCGCCTTTGCTAAATTCTTTTTCCATAGCGTCAAGATCATTGAAAGGCACTTTGGCGTTTTCGTCCGCGTCTTTCTCCAAAAGAAAAGGCCGCGCAAATCTTTCCGCGCCGGCGGACACCGCTAAGCCCGTGTGTCCGTGATAGCAGTTCTCCACCGAGATGATTTTTTTGCGGCTGGTGGCGCAGCGCGCGCTTTTCAAAGCCAGATCCACAGCCTCCGCGCCAGCCGCGCCAAATATCGCGTGTGTCATACCCGCCGGCGAAACCTTGATCAATTCTTTGGCTAGAGCGGCCTTGTGCGGCGAAGGAAAATGATGATTACCGATGTCGTAATTTTCCAGTCCCTTGACCAGTGTTTCCATAATTTCCGGATTGCGGTGGCCAAGACTGAATGTTCCGCCGTTGATATGCACATCCATCAGCCGCTTGCCGTCCATGTCCCAGAAGTAATAACCCTCTCTTTTGCCCATTACAAAATTTATGCCTAAATCCTGCCACTCCTGCGTTTTACCGGTGTTCCAGTAGCACAGAGAATCCGCAATAACTTGTTCTTTGACTGAAACCATCTTTTTCTCCTTTATTACATTTTTGCAGTTTATTATATTTTATATACTTTTTTGTATAAAATTTGCGCGGAGTATACATAACTGCATTATTGTTGTCAAGCAGTTTTTCACGCTTTTACAACCGCGTAAAAACAACAAAAATTAAGAAAGAAAAAACGGGAGCTAATTTACGCGGTAAACGTCATAAACATCTTTGACTTTTTTCAGGGCGCCTATCAAACGCAGCAGCCGCTCGAGATCGGCGATATCCACAATCAAATGGATTTTACATTCGCCCTGTCCGCTCCGGCGCGCCGTGGCCTCCTGCACATTGAAACCGCTGTCAGAAACAACATTGAGTATATCTTTGAAAATACCGACGCGGTCAAAACCGGCAACTTCCAGCGACGCCGCGTAAGTATTCTGCGGCGTGTTCTGCCAAAACACTTCGATTTTTCTTTCTTTTAGTTTGCTGATGTTTTTGCAGTCCGCGCGGTGTACGGTAATGCCGTAACCCATCGTTACAAAACCGACTATCGCATCGCCGGGCAGCGGGTGGCAGCAGTTGGCCAGGCGGATCAGCACCGAATCCACGCCGTCTACGACCACGCCGGCGCTGTTAGACTTGCGCGCGCTGCGGCTACGCTGACTGGCCTCCGGCGCGGTATGCTCCGCCGGCTCCTCAACCGGCTTGTTTTTTTCTTTGTAATTTTCCTGAAAAATTCGCGCGACAGCCCGGGAGGCCACATTGCCGTGGCCGATGCCAGTATATAAATCGTCGAGATTATAAAAAGTGTAGCGTTTCAAAACCGGCTCAGTGTATTTTTCGTTATTTAAAATCAGCGCCGGATCGAGCAGCAATTCTTTAAGCGCGGCCTGTAGCATCTCGCGGCCGGTTTCCAAATGCTGCTGCTTATTCTGCTTGGCAATCCAGCTTTTGATCTTGGTTTTGGTGCGCGGACTCTGCACAAAAGACAGCCAGTCACTGTTTGGCCGGCCGATCTTGCTGGTCAGGATCTCCACCACATCGCCGTTGTGCAGCGCGGAATCCAGCGGCACAATTTTGTTATTGACTTTGGCGCCGACGCAGCGGTTGCCGACCTCGGTATGCACCTGATAAGCAAAATCCACCGGTGTCGCGCCGTGGCAGAGCGAGTAAATATCGCCTTTGGGCGTAGACACATACACTTCATCGAAAAGGATTTCCGTTTTTAGATCCGCCATGAATTCCGCGCTGTCCTTTTTTTCCTCGGCGAGCTGGCGCAGCCAGGTCATTTTACCGATATAATCAATATCTTTTTGTTTGGAGCGCTGCTTGCCGGCTTTAGTTTTGTCCGTCTGCTTGTACAGCCAGTGTGAAGCGACGCCGTATTCCGCCTGACTGTGCATGGCAAAAGTGCGGATCTGTATCTCCACCTGTTTGCCTTCCGGCCCGATAACCGTCGTGTGCAGCGACTGATAATTATTTTCTTTGGGCATGGCAATATAATCTTTGATCTTGCCGGGGATCGGCTTCCATTGGGCGTGGATCAGCCCCAGCAGACCGTAACACTCGCGCTCGGTATCTAGCAGCACACGCACCGCCGAGAGATCATAGATCTGCTCGAACTCCAGATGCTGTGTCTGCATTTTGCGGTAAATGGAATAAAAATGTTTGGCGCGGCCGGACACTTCGCCGTGAATATTATTCCCGCGCAAAATCTCCCGCACCTTTTCGCAAAAATCCTGAATATAGGCTTCCCGCTCGCGGCGTTTTTCCGCCACCTTGTCGCGGATCTGCCAAAATTTATCCGGCTCCAGATAACGGAAAGACAAATCCTCCAGCTCCCACTTGATCAGCCCCAGACCCAGCCGGTGCGCCAGCGGCGCGAAAATATCCATCGTCTCCTGCGCGTTTTCGATCTGCTTGGCGCGCGACAGATACTCCAGCGTGCGCATATTGTGCAGGCGGTCAGCCAGCTTGATGAACACGATGCGAATATCCTTAGCCATGGCCAGCAGCATATTGCGTGTGTTCTCGGCATGGATCTCCTCGCGCGAACGGGAAATTTTCAGCTCGGTCAGCTTGGTTACGCCTTTGACCAGGAACAAAACTTCCGCGCCGAAAAGCTCCTGGATTTTTTCTTCCGGCGTGGCGGTGTCCTCCACCACATCGTGCAGGAGAGCCGCGCAGAGCGTGTCCACGTCCTGCTTCAGCCCGGCCAAAGTCAGCGCGACCTCCAGAGGGTGCGCCAAATACGGCTCACCGGACAAACGCTTTTGCTTGCCGTGCGCGGCGGCCGCAAACTGATAAGCCTGCCGGACTTTATTTTGGTTTCTTTGGGAAAGATAGGCGCTGTGCTGCAAAAGTTTATCAAGCATTTGACAGCTATTTTACAGCGAAGAGCGCGGTTATATCAAATTTCGCGCGCGGAAACGGCCGTGGCTTAGTTTGCTATATTTTTAACTATTTTATACCAGTAGTATAAAATAGTTAAATTTGACTTTTTTATACCAGTAGTATAAAATAGTCAAATATGGCCAAAGTTAAAAGAAATATTTTAGCGGAACTCCTTAAAGAATTCGCTTTGCCGCAAATCTCGATCTTGTTGGGGCCGCGGCAGGTCGGCAAAACCTTCCTGCTAAAAGAACTGCATCGGGAAGCCCAAAAACGCCAGCTGCGCTGCAGCTATTACAATCTCGAACTGCCGTCCGATAATTTAAAATTCAACCAAGATGAGGCCGGTGTGTACAAAATGCTGACCACCAATACCGCTGTGCTTTTTATTGACGAATTTCATTATTACCCGAATATTTCCAAACTATTCAAAGCCATTTACGACAGCAATAAAAAAATAAAAATTTTTGCGTCCGGCTCGTCATCAATAGAAATACATAAACACCTCAAAGAAAGTCTGGCTGGCCGGCGGCTGGTCACTAAAATAAATCCGCTGACCCTGACTGAATACGCGCAAAAAAACAAAACCCGAAATCCCGCTAAAACGCTTGACGAATATCTGGTCTATGGCGGGCTGCCCGGATTGGTGCACGCCGATAACAAAGAGCACAAAATACGGCTGTTAAACGAACTGCTGGAAACTTATATCCAAAAAGACATCAAATCCCTGCTCAAGGAAGAAAATATCCGCGCTTTTAATAATTTGCTGTATTTGCTGGCCGAACGACAGGGCTCGCTGATCTCCGTCAATAACCTGGCCAATGAAATCGGCCTGACCAGCCGCACTATCGAAAAATATCTAACGCTTCTGGAAAACACTTATACTTGTTTCCCGCTCGGCTCATATTCCAAAAATATCGGCAACGAATTAAAAAAATCCCGCAAGTTTTTTTTGTACGATTTCGGCATTCGGAATACTATACTGAAAGATTTTTCCGCCAGCCGCAGCAGAAAAGATTTTGGCGCTATTAACGAGTCTTTTGTCTTTTTGAATTTGCTCTGGCAATTGCAGCCTAATATGGAGCTGCGTTTTTGGCGGGACAAATCCGGCAACGAGGTGGATTTTGTCCTGCTCGTTGACCGCCAGCCAATACCAATAGAAGTAAAAACAACCTGGTCGGACGCCGGCATCCCGCAAGGTCTTAAAGCCTTTCTCAAACGTTACCCCGCCACAACCCAAGCGTTTGTCCTATCAACGAATTATATTGGCGTGGCTAAATATAAGAATACCAAAATCATTTTTATGAAAACCGTGGCTTGCCTGAATTTGCAAAACTTCACCAAGGAGCATTTTTGACTTTTTTATACTACTAGTATAAAAAAGTCAAAAGGGGGAATTAGTCTTTCTTTTGATTTGCCGGATTTTCCTTAATCGCATACTCTCCCGCTTCAAGTTTAGCGATGACCTCATGCACTTTGACCTTCTGCGTGGAAGTACGCGGCAGCGGCTCGGCAGACACGGCAAAGTCACCGATACGTTTGTAAGTCGGCAGGCCATGGCTCAAATGTTTTAATTCCGTTTTGACTTTGGCATAGGCGTTTTCCGTGTTTTCCGGCGGGTAGATTACGGCAAAAACAGTTTCATGCCGGTCTACGTAGCGGCCAAAAACCGTGATCTCCTCGATCAACGGCGATCTCAAATAGTGCGCTTCCAAATCTTCCGGGTAAACATTTTTGCCGGAAGCCATCACGATCACATTTTTACGGCGGCCGCGGATGTGCAGCTCGTTATTTTTGTCAATGAATCCCAGATCACCACTGTTAAACCAGCCACGCTCATCAAAAGCATTTTTAGTCGCTTCCGGATTTTTGTAATAACCCGGCGTCACCGCGTCTCCCTTGAGCCAAATATCGCCGATGCCGTCGGAATTGAGATCGCGCACCTCGACAAAATTATTACCCAGCGGCTTGCCCACGCAAATCGGCGTAGGATTGTGATATTTGCCGCCACAGATCGGCCCGCAGGTCTCGGTCAAGCCGTAGCCTTCGACCACCCGAAAACCCATATTTTTATAATAAATGCAGTAACGCCAGCCGAAACGGGAACCGCCGCTCAAAAGCATGCGCAGCCGCAAGCCAAATGTTTTGTGCACCGGATAAAAAATTTTATCAACCAGGCGTCCCAGACCCAGATGCCGCAGATCCGGCGCATACCGGACAAAGAACATGAACAAACGGTATTTGAACATCGATTCATTTTTGAGTGTTTTGACCAGACGGTCAAAGAATATTTCCCACAATTGCGGCACCGCTGACAGCACCGTCACCGGATATTTGGCCAGCGTGCCCAGAATATCCGGACCTTTAAGCGAATTTTGAAAAATCAATCCGCAGCCCGCCAGATACGGCGCGTAAAATCCGGCCAAAATACCATACACATGATACAGCGGCAGCACCGTCATAAAAATATCCTGCGACACGGCATAGACGTGCTTGACGCAGGCCAAAGATATAGAGATCAAATTTTTATGCGTAAGCTGCACAACCTTGGGCACGCCAGTGGTGCCGGAAGTATAAACCAGAATAGCCACATCTTCCTCCGCCACTGTTTCCGCCGGCGCAAAATCGCGGGGGAGATCTGTTGCTTCGATACTCAATTTTTCCACGCCGTAATCCTCAGCGGCAAAATCCCTGGAAACATACAGCAGCTTCGTATCCACAAAATCAAGCATTGTCCGGTGCAGGTCAGGTTTGAGATTGGTGTCCAGCACCAGAACCAGCGCGCCCAGCGACGCAATCGCCATAAAAGTAATGCACCATTCCGGAGAATTTTTGCTCAAGATGCCGATGACATCGCCTTTTTTGACGCCTCTGGCCTGCAAAGCCGCGGCACGGGACAAGACTCTCCGCCAGGCCTCACTGTAAGTGATACCCTCAACGACAAAAGCTACGCCATCAGCATGTTCCAGCGAGGAGCGTTGGCATTCCTCAAAAATGTTGGACATACACCTATATAATAACTCAAAATCTGGAGATAAGCATCAAGTATTACAAATATACCAACCCGCCAAATTTACGCTATAATTGCCGCTAAATAAACCAAAGGATAAATTATGTCGAAATACAATGTCGCGGTCGTCGGCGCAACCGGCGTGGTCGGCCAGGAAATGCTCAAAGTGCTGGAAGAAAGAAAATTTCCGGTCAATAAGATAATTCCGCTGGCTTCAGCACGCACCGCCGGCTCACGTGTGGAATTTCAGGGACAGGAAATCGTTGTGCGGGAGTTAAAAGAAACTTCTTTTCAAGACGCGCAGATCGCTTTATTTTCCGCTGGCTCGGCGGTCTCGGAAAAATTTGCGCCAATAGCCGCGGCGGCGGGAGCCGTGGTCATCGACAATACCGCTTTTTTCCGCATGGACCCGCAGGTGCCGCTGGTCGTGCCGGAAGTTAACGCTCGTGAAGTAAAAAATCGCCCCAAAGGCATTATCGCCAATCCCAACTGCTCCACGGCGCAAATGGTCGTCGCGCTCAAACCGATTTACGACGCGGCAGGCATCGCGCGGCTGGTCATCTCGACCTATCAGGCGGTGTCCGGCACCGGCAAAGAAGCGATCGACGAATTGCAGCAAGAAGTTGTGGATATTCTGCAGTTCAAGCCAGTGCGGCCAAAAGTTTACCCGTATCAGATCGCCTTTAATATCCTGCCGCACATTGATAGTTTTTTGGACAGCGGCTACAGCAAGGAAGAAATGAAAATGGTCAATGAAACCCAAAAGATTTTTGGTGACGCCGACCTACGTGTGACCGCGACAACCTGCCGCGTGCCGGTGTTTTACTGCCACTCGGAATGTGTCAATGTGGAAACGAAAAAGAAACTCAGCGCGGACGAAGCGCGGCGGCTTTTGCGCCAGGCGGAGAATGTAATCGTTTTGGATGAACCTCAAAAAAATATTTATCCCATGCCGCTACTGGCCGCCGGCAAAAACGAAACTTTGGTCGGGCGCATCCGCGAAGACATCTCGCTCGACAACGGACTGGAGCTTTTTATCGTGGCGGACAATCTGCGCAAAGGCGCGGCTTTTAACGCTGTGCAGATCGCGGAAGAGGTAATCAAAGATTTATAAAGAATTATTGAAATTTTACCGCGGTTTGATCCGGCGGCACGGCGGACAGTCGGTGCTTTCTGTTTCTTACAACGACCGCTCGACCCAATACACGCGCTTTGACACGCTGGTCAAATATACCGTGCCCGATAAAACGGAAAAACTCACTTTGCTGGACATCGGCTGCGGTCTGGGCGATCTGTATGATTATTTGCAGACCAGCGGCTACCAAAATGTGGATTATACCGGCCTCGACATCGTGCCAGAAATGCTCAGCGCGGCGCAGCAGAATTATCCGGCGGCCAAATTTAAGAATGAGAATTTTGTCACCGCGAAACTGGAAAATTACGACATTATTTTGGCGTCAGGCAGTTTGAATATTATTTTTGACCGGCCGGACGATCAGGCGCAGTACATCCAAAATGTCATCGAAAAAATGTACGCCAGCTCGCGGCTGGCCTGCGCTTTTAATCTGCTGGATCAAGACGCGATGCATTTATATGCACAAGACCCGCGGTTTTACTATGCGGACAAAAGGCGCTTTTTGCAGTTCTGCCGTTCCTTTTGTCCGCAGGCTTTACTGGTCTACGGTTACTTGCTCAACGATTTCTCGCTGATCCTCAAACACTAGGCAATTTTCTTGCCGGACAATTTACCATACACATACATCGAAGCGTAATACGAGGTCGGCACACTTATTAGCAAGCCGAGGCCAAAGCATAACGTACCCAATATATTTATGCCCAGCAGCGCCAGCGACCAGACGAATAAATTCAAACGCTGACCGGCCACTAATTTACGGCTGGCGGCCAGAGCTTCGGTCGGGCTTAATTTTTTGTCCACCACAAGCAGCTGCGTGAACATATAAGTGTAAGACCAAACGATGCCCGGGATCACGAACAAAATCAGGCCGGCTGTAATGATCAGCGCACGTAAAATACACGCGCCGATATATTGCCAGAAATACTGATGATTGTCCGCGTCAAGGAAATGCTCCAACGCAGGAGCTCTGCCGGAAAGCACGGCCAACAGCACACGCCGCCAGCCCAGCGCGATCATCACAGACACATAAATCGAAAGAGCGGCTATGAGCAACATTACCAGCATGCACACCAAAACACCGCCATTCAAAGAAAGGCCCAGCACAACGCCGCCGGCCAAACTCACAAG
Proteins encoded in this window:
- a CDS encoding aminotransferase class III-fold pyridoxal phosphate-dependent enzyme, with product MVSVKEQVIADSLCYWNTGKTQEWQDLGINFVMGKREGYYFWDMDGKRLMDVHINGGTFSLGHRNPEIMETLVKGLENYDIGNHHFPSPHKAALAKELIKVSPAGMTHAIFGAAGAEAVDLALKSARCATSRKKIISVENCYHGHTGLAVSAGAERFARPFLLEKDADENAKVPFNDLDAMEKEFSKGDAACVIMETIPATYGFPLPAAGYLSAVKKLCEKYGALYIADEIQTGLLRSGRMWCISTYDVAPDMIVTSKGFSGGIYPISAVVMNDQAAKWIHLDGSAHMSTYGGTELGCIVAHKVLEILQRQETVANVAFVAQYLRAGLEKIKAENQDTFLDIRQNGLIMGLVFAGAKGALPVMQRLYNEHGVWAIYSMLNNSVLQFKPGVLCTKEYCDELLERLSAGIKTSRADILSQA
- a CDS encoding bifunctional (p)ppGpp synthetase/guanosine-3',5'-bis(diphosphate) 3'-pyrophosphohydrolase, which codes for MLDKLLQHSAYLSQRNQNKVRQAYQFAAAAHGKQKRLSGEPYLAHPLEVALTLAGLKQDVDTLCAALLHDVVEDTATPEEKIQELFGAEVLFLVKGVTKLTELKISRSREEIHAENTRNMLLAMAKDIRIVFIKLADRLHNMRTLEYLSRAKQIENAQETMDIFAPLAHRLGLGLIKWELEDLSFRYLEPDKFWQIRDKVAEKRREREAYIQDFCEKVREILRGNNIHGEVSGRAKHFYSIYRKMQTQHLEFEQIYDLSAVRVLLDTERECYGLLGLIHAQWKPIPGKIKDYIAMPKENNYQSLHTTVIGPEGKQVEIQIRTFAMHSQAEYGVASHWLYKQTDKTKAGKQRSKQKDIDYIGKMTWLRQLAEEKKDSAEFMADLKTEILFDEVYVSTPKGDIYSLCHGATPVDFAYQVHTEVGNRCVGAKVNNKIVPLDSALHNGDVVEILTSKIGRPNSDWLSFVQSPRTKTKIKSWIAKQNKQQHLETGREMLQAALKELLLDPALILNNEKYTEPVLKRYTFYNLDDLYTGIGHGNVASRAVARIFQENYKEKNKPVEEPAEHTAPEASQRSRSARKSNSAGVVVDGVDSVLIRLANCCHPLPGDAIVGFVTMGYGITVHRADCKNISKLKERKIEVFWQNTPQNTYAASLEVAGFDRVGIFKDILNVVSDSGFNVQEATARRSGQGECKIHLIVDIADLERLLRLIGALKKVKDVYDVYRVN
- a CDS encoding ATP-binding protein encodes the protein MAKVKRNILAELLKEFALPQISILLGPRQVGKTFLLKELHREAQKRQLRCSYYNLELPSDNLKFNQDEAGVYKMLTTNTAVLFIDEFHYYPNISKLFKAIYDSNKKIKIFASGSSSIEIHKHLKESLAGRRLVTKINPLTLTEYAQKNKTRNPAKTLDEYLVYGGLPGLVHADNKEHKIRLLNELLETYIQKDIKSLLKEENIRAFNNLLYLLAERQGSLISVNNLANEIGLTSRTIEKYLTLLENTYTCFPLGSYSKNIGNELKKSRKFFLYDFGIRNTILKDFSASRSRKDFGAINESFVFLNLLWQLQPNMELRFWRDKSGNEVDFVLLVDRQPIPIEVKTTWSDAGIPQGLKAFLKRYPATTQAFVLSTNYIGVAKYKNTKIIFMKTVACLNLQNFTKEHF
- a CDS encoding AMP-binding protein, which translates into the protein MSNIFEECQRSSLEHADGVAFVVEGITYSEAWRRVLSRAAALQARGVKKGDVIGILSKNSPEWCITFMAIASLGALVLVLDTNLKPDLHRTMLDFVDTKLLYVSRDFAAEDYGVEKLSIEATDLPRDFAPAETVAEEDVAILVYTSGTTGVPKVVQLTHKNLISISLACVKHVYAVSQDIFMTVLPLYHVYGILAGFYAPYLAGCGLIFQNSLKGPDILGTLAKYPVTVLSAVPQLWEIFFDRLVKTLKNESMFKYRLFMFFVRYAPDLRHLGLGRLVDKIFYPVHKTFGLRLRMLLSGGSRFGWRYCIYYKNMGFRVVEGYGLTETCGPICGGKYHNPTPICVGKPLGNNFVEVRDLNSDGIGDIWLKGDAVTPGYYKNPEATKNAFDERGWFNSGDLGFIDKNNELHIRGRRKNVIVMASGKNVYPEDLEAHYLRSPLIEEITVFGRYVDRHETVFAVIYPPENTENAYAKVKTELKHLSHGLPTYKRIGDFAVSAEPLPRTSTQKVKVHEVIAKLEAGEYAIKENPANQKKD
- a CDS encoding aspartate-semialdehyde dehydrogenase, with protein sequence MSKYNVAVVGATGVVGQEMLKVLEERKFPVNKIIPLASARTAGSRVEFQGQEIVVRELKETSFQDAQIALFSAGSAVSEKFAPIAAAAGAVVIDNTAFFRMDPQVPLVVPEVNAREVKNRPKGIIANPNCSTAQMVVALKPIYDAAGIARLVISTYQAVSGTGKEAIDELQQEVVDILQFKPVRPKVYPYQIAFNILPHIDSFLDSGYSKEEMKMVNETQKIFGDADLRVTATTCRVPVFYCHSECVNVETKKKLSADEARRLLRQAENVIVLDEPQKNIYPMPLLAAGKNETLVGRIREDISLDNGLELFIVADNLRKGAAFNAVQIAEEVIKDL
- a CDS encoding class I SAM-dependent methyltransferase, with the protein product MKFYRGLIRRHGGQSVLSVSYNDRSTQYTRFDTLVKYTVPDKTEKLTLLDIGCGLGDLYDYLQTSGYQNVDYTGLDIVPEMLSAAQQNYPAAKFKNENFVTAKLENYDIILASGSLNIIFDRPDDQAQYIQNVIEKMYASSRLACAFNLLDQDAMHLYAQDPRFYYADKRRFLQFCRSFCPQALLVYGYLLNDFSLILKH